In a genomic window of Staphylococcus taiwanensis:
- the narJ gene encoding nitrate reductase molybdenum cofactor assembly chaperone: MINLQQFQYYQESFGYIAQQLNFPEKLTFHPKTFEETIEPSHPGYEDLVQYRDIMHQFTLSEIKAIYTDTFDFNKKSPLYMTYNKFDTQKERGQMLAKLKVLYEMFGLKMVDNELSDYLPLMLQFLHVATWENDPRAEGNIELVIMIIEDGTYEMANQLAQDNNPYAYVIRALRNTLKACLEMPNEVTSHA, from the coding sequence GTGATTAATTTACAACAATTTCAATATTATCAAGAAAGTTTTGGTTACATTGCGCAGCAACTTAATTTTCCTGAAAAATTGACGTTCCATCCAAAAACATTTGAAGAAACGATTGAGCCATCACATCCTGGTTATGAGGATTTAGTACAATATAGAGATATCATGCATCAATTCACGTTATCAGAAATTAAAGCGATTTATACTGATACATTTGATTTCAATAAAAAATCACCACTATATATGACTTATAATAAATTTGATACGCAAAAAGAACGAGGTCAAATGCTAGCGAAATTGAAAGTATTGTATGAAATGTTTGGCTTAAAAATGGTAGATAATGAGTTATCAGATTATCTACCATTGATGTTACAGTTTTTGCATGTAGCAACATGGGAAAACGATCCACGTGCAGAAGGAAATATTGAATTGGTTATTATGATTATTGAAGATGGCACTTATGAGATGGCCAATCAACTAGCTCAGGACAATAACCCTTATGCTTATGTGATTCGAGCACTTAGAAATACATTAAAAGCGTGCTTAGAAATGCCAAATGAGGTGACATCTCATGCTTAA
- the narI gene encoding respiratory nitrate reductase subunit gamma gives MLNQFLWIIFPYLCVAIFIVGHLARYKYDQFSWTAKSSELIEKKQLKWGSLLFHLGIIPVFFGHVVGLAIPAKWIDGLGVSEEMYHFGAVYIGSIFGIMTFIGMFLLTARRITIKNVRRLSSASDIFVNFLLILIIFMGCYSTLVTNALVSDFDYRQTISIWFRHLFTFSPNASLMTDVPLSFKIHILLGFTILACWPFTRLVHVWSVPLSYTNRRYIVYRKHKTRS, from the coding sequence ATGCTTAATCAATTTTTATGGATTATCTTTCCTTATCTATGTGTTGCTATTTTTATCGTGGGTCATCTAGCACGCTACAAGTATGATCAATTTTCATGGACAGCGAAATCAAGTGAATTAATAGAAAAGAAACAGCTTAAATGGGGAAGTTTATTGTTTCATTTAGGTATTATTCCTGTATTCTTTGGTCACGTAGTTGGTTTAGCAATTCCAGCAAAATGGATAGATGGACTAGGTGTGAGTGAAGAAATGTACCATTTCGGAGCTGTTTATATCGGTAGTATCTTTGGTATAATGACTTTTATTGGCATGTTTCTTTTAACAGCGAGACGTATTACTATAAAAAATGTAAGAAGGTTAAGTTCAGCATCAGATATTTTTGTCAATTTTTTATTAATTTTAATTATTTTCATGGGCTGTTATTCAACTTTAGTAACGAATGCTTTAGTAAGTGATTTTGATTATCGACAAACAATTTCGATATGGTTTAGACATCTCTTCACTTTCTCACCCAATGCGAGTTTAATGACTGACGTACCGCTATCATTTAAAATTCATATTCTACTTGGATTTACAATTTTAGCATGTTGGCCATTTACCCGTTTGGTACATGTGTGGAGTGTTCCTTTATCTTATACGAACAGAAGATATATTGTTTATCGTAAACATAAAACACGTTCATGA
- a CDS encoding GAF domain-containing protein produces MEGEIRVPSESLFKVQDFQDELDRLRISEGYDFAGVALYEHNTTLSPIKWRYVSGNLNNRYKMIVLRKGRGLAGMVMKTAKRMIIDNVSKNLSPEEKIKYPILISENLTAVIAIPLCLNQQVSGVLLLGQRDNKPLPNHETLSIHGKLWTFTEEM; encoded by the coding sequence ATGGAAGGGGAAATACGCGTGCCTAGTGAATCTTTATTTAAAGTGCAAGATTTTCAAGATGAATTAGATCGTTTGCGAATCAGTGAAGGATATGACTTTGCTGGTGTAGCACTATACGAACATAATACTACTTTGTCTCCTATTAAATGGCGCTATGTATCTGGAAATTTAAATAATCGATACAAAATGATAGTTCTGAGAAAAGGCCGTGGGCTAGCTGGTATGGTAATGAAAACAGCTAAGCGCATGATTATTGATAACGTATCAAAAAACTTATCACCAGAAGAAAAGATTAAGTATCCTATCTTAATCAGTGAAAATTTAACAGCTGTCATTGCCATACCGTTATGTCTCAATCAACAAGTATCAGGTGTTTTATTATTAGGACAACGTGATAATAAGCCATTGCCTAATCACGAAACGTTATCGATTCATGGTAAACTGTGGACATTCACAGAAGAAATGTAG